One part of the Loxodonta africana isolate mLoxAfr1 chromosome 13, mLoxAfr1.hap2, whole genome shotgun sequence genome encodes these proteins:
- the LOC100672175 gene encoding LOW QUALITY PROTEIN: polypyrimidine tract-binding protein 1 (The sequence of the model RefSeq protein was modified relative to this genomic sequence to represent the inferred CDS: inserted 1 base in 1 codon), which produces MDGIVRDIAVGTKRGSDELFSTCVTNGPFIMSSSSASAANGKDSKKFKVDSRSAGAPSSVVHIRKLPSDVTEGEVISLGLPFGKVTNLLMLKGKNQAFIEMNTEEAANTMVNYYTSVAALLRGQPIYIQFSNHKELKTDSSPNQARAQAALQAVNSVQXGSLALAASAAAVDAGMAMAGQSPVLLIIVENLFYPVTLDVLHQIFSKFGTVLKIITFTKNNQFQGLLQYAEPVSAQHAKLDIYNACCTLRIDFSKLTSLNVKYNNDKSRDYTRPDLPSGDSQPSLDQTMAAAFGAPGIISASLYAGAGFPPTFAIPQAAGLSVPNVHGALVPLAIPSAAAAVAAAGRIAIPGLAGAGNSVLLVSNLNPERVTPQSLFILFGVYGDVQRVKVLFNKKENALVQMADGSQAQLAMSHLNGHKLHGKPVRITLSKHQNVQLPREGQEDQGLTKDYSNSPLHRFKKPGSKNFQNIFPPSATLHLSNIPPSISEDDLKILFSSNGGMVKGFKFFQKDRKMALIQMGSVEEAIQALIELHNHDLGENHHLRVSFSKSTI; this is translated from the exons ATGGACGGCATCGTCCGAGATATAGCAGTTGGTACAAAGCGGGGATCTGACGAGCTCTTCTCTACCTGTGTCACCAACGGGCCCTTTATCATGAGCAGCAGCTCGGCCTCTGCAGCCAACGGGAAGGACAGCAAGAAGTTCAAAGTAGACAGCAGGAGTGCCGGTGCCCCGTCCAGTGTGGTCCACATCCGCAAGCTGCCCAGTGACGTCACCGAGGGGGAGGTCATTTCCTTGGGGTTGCCCTTTGGGAAGGTCACCAACCTGCTgatgctgaaagggaagaaccaGGCCTTCATCGAGATGAACACAGAGGAGGCGGCCAACACCATGGTCAACTACTACACCTCAGTGGCAGCCTTGCTGCGTGGCCAGCCCATCTACATCCAGTTCTCCAACCACAAGGAGCTCAAGACCGACAGCTCACCCAACCAGGCGCGTGCCCAGGCAGCCCTGCAGGCTGTGAACTCGGTTC TCGGAAGCCTGGCCCTGGCCGCCTCTGCTGCTGCCGTGGACGCCGGGATGGCGATGGCTGGCCAGAGCCCTGTGTTGCTGATCATTGTGGAGAACCTCTTCTACCCCGTGACGCTGGACGTGCTCCACCAGATTTTCTCCAAGTTCGGCACAGTCCTGAAGATCATCACCTTCACCAAGAATAACCAGTTCCAGGGGCTCCTGCAGTACGCAGAGCCTGTGAGCGCCCAGCATGCCAAGCTAGACATCTACAACGCCTGCTGCACGCTGCGCATCGACTTCTCCAAGCTCACCAGCCTCAATGTCAAGTACAACAACGATAAGAGCCGTGACTACACACGTCCAGATCTGCCCTCGGGGGATAGCCAGCCGTCCCTGGACCAGACCATGGCCGCCGCCTTTGGTGCACCTGGTATAATCTCAGCCTCTCTGTACGCAGGAGCTGGTTTTCCTCCCACCTTTGCCATTCCTCAAGCTGCAGGTCTCTCTGTTCCCAATGTCCATGGCGCCCTGGTCCCTCTGGCCATTCCCTCGGCAGCGGCAGCGGTGGCTGCAGCAGGCCGGATCGCCATCCCCGGCCTGGCTGGAGCAGGGAACTCTGTCCTCCTGGTCAGCAACCTCAACCCAGAGAGAGTCACACCCCAAAGCCTCTTTATTCTTTTCGGTGTGTACGGGGACGTGCAGCGTGTGAAGGTCCTGTTCAACAAGAAGGAGAACGCTCTAGTGCAGATGGCCGACGGAAGCCAGGCCCAGCTGGCTATGAGCCACCTCAATGGGCACAAGCTGCACGGGAAGCCCGTGCGCATCACGCTGTCCAAGCACCAGAACGTGCAGCTGCCCCGTGAGGGCCAGGAGGACCAGGGCCTCACCAAGGACTACAGCAACTCGCCCTTGCATCGCTTCAAGAAACCTGGCTCCAAGAATTTCCAGAACATCTTCCCACCTTCAGCCACCCTGCATCTCTCCAACATCCCGCCTTCGATATCCGAAGATGACCTCAAGATTCTCTTCTCAAGTAATGGAGGGATGGTCAAAGGATTCAAGTTCTTCCAGAAGGACCGCAAGATGGCACTGATACAGATGGGCTCGGTGGAGGAGGCCATCCAGGCCCTCATTGAGCTGCACAACCACGACCTCGGGGAGAACCACCACCTGCGGGTCTCCTTCTCCAAGTCCACCATCTAG